CACAGCATTGATGTAAAGGGAAAACAATCCCTCTGCTCTCCCCATCACGGAGTATTTTCCACCTAAACGTGAGGAATTCAAGCCCTGATAGATGAAGTGCAATCTGTTGTCCTGCTGCTCCCGGTACCAATTCACAGCCCGAAGCCGATCCACGTTCCAGTCTCTATCAATGCTgcagttcagctctgctgtttgccCAGGGCGGACccaaagctgtgctgggctctgccgGATCCATACCTTTGCCAGAGCAGCtcctatggggtgagagggtCTGAGTGTGGGGCAAGCCTCAAATCGTTTGGGGTTTTACTGGGATTTGGGAGTTCGGAGCCCTTTGATGGGTGCTGGCTGCTACCCCCAGAGCTCAGTGTtgcctcacctccagcacagaTCCTATGGGAAAAGGGAATTCTGTGGGTCTGAAAGGCCCATGGGTGCTATGCAGAGCTGCCTTGCCCTGGGTGAGGGGCGTCATCCCCATGTCGAAGGTGGGACATggggagggaaggcagcagcacgTAGTGGATCTGCCATTGCATCCGAACTGCAACAGAGATCACACTGAGAATTTAAGGGTAAAAGCAAATATCGTGGAGAAACCAAATCCTACAGCAAATCACACCAATGtgagcccccccccctccctctgcTTGGACCACTCAGCCAATGCCAAGAGCTACAGGGAGCAGAAAGTGGGGCTGGGGCAACACATACCgggcaacagcagcagcaggatggcacCGGCCAGGCTGCAGGGCATGCTTGGATGGTGCTGAGCTCAGCTGCACGGCttcaggctgctctcagctcttgCAGGTTGCTCTGAGTGAGAGATTTGGGGTGGGACGGGGCCCTGAGGCTGAGGAGGAGCCTTGTTGGGCCGCATCCTGCAGCCGAGGTTATGGCTGAGATGACACCAATGATGGGATGATGCGTCTGAGTAGCATTTGGGGGCAcaaagaggggaggggggaactTTGGGAAGGGAACAGAGATGGTGCCCATGCAGGACATCAGGGGGTGGGAGATGCAGAGAGATGGGGGGGACATGGGCTGCTGGGGGTCATGGTTGGGGTGAGGGCAGCTCATGTGAGCTCCGTGTGGTTCCTGCAGCCGGAGCAGCGCTGCGGTCACACTCGCCTTGCTCATTTTATCACCCCCCCCTCTGTTGTTTTGTCACCTTGCTGTTGTTTGCTTGCACACAGCCCCCGGCATTGCCATCCCCCACCCTTCTTGCTGCCCTCAGACCGTTGGGTTTGCAGCATCTCGCTTGCCTTTGCTCGaccacaagagcagagcagggcgggcagtgctgggggagcAAAACTGCCTTCAGTCCTTTGCCCTTTGAACGCCACTTTGGTGAGAACCAAATTTGGTGaggatggcagcagggggggGATGTTCATCCCCAGAAGGTCTTTGGCACTGCAGCACGCTGTGGTTTGCAGTGCTAGGTGCTGGGACTGCCTTCTCCTTTCACCCCATAGGTGGGGGGGCAGAGGGTCCTTGAGGGGccatctccagccctgagcaTTGCAGAAGCAGTTAAAAACCCAAAGTCCCACACAGCACCTGGCTTGAGAGTTGGGGTGCCATCCTGCAAACCCAGAGCAGGATGTGATCCCTGTGGGGACAGCACGGTCCTCATAGGGCCACTGCAACTCTCCCGGGGACACCACTTCCATGTGGGGTCACCATCATCCTCCTGGAGAGACCACAACACTCATGGGGACACCACGAACCTCACAGGAGCACTGAGATCCATATGGGGACACTGAGACCCTCATGGGGACACTGAGACCTTCATGGGGACACTGAGACCCTCATGGGGACACCGAGACCCTCATGGGGATGCTTTGACTCTCATGGGAATGCTGAGACTCTCATGGGGACACTGAGACCCTCATGGAGAAACTGAAACCCTCATGAGGCCACTGTGCCACTTATGGGGCTGATTCCTTTTGGGACACCATATTCCTCATGTGGGCACTCCATCCCTTACGTGGACATCTGAGCCATGTGGGGACACCATGATCCTCATAGAGACCCCACAACCCTCCTGGGGACACCATGACCcttataggaaaaaaagtgacTCTGATGGGGACGTGGTGTCCACGTGGCCAGGAGGCGTTGCTGCCAGGGCCAATGCTTTGAGCAGCGccctgcagaagggctgaaCCTCACCGATGGCACCAGGGGGTTCCTCCTTCATGAtggtgctggtggctgtggggctgctgccgCTGTGTATAGGTTTgtgttggggctggggggggtgtTAATGCTAATGGGGTGCTGGGGTTGGGGCTGGTGTTGATCCCAACTCagtccctgcagcactgctggagctgtggcagcCGGATCCCATCCTCTTTGTGGAAGCTGGGGATGAGGTGAGCATCAGATGTGTTGCAGATGGGAAGATGGATGGTGCAGGTAAAGTGCATTGGTTCCAACGTAGCCCCGGAGAGCCGCCCCGACTGCTTCTGATCTGCATAGATAAAAAGTGGGATGGATTCTCCTGTGAGTATCAGGGGGATTACGCTGTGCTGCACATCCGGGCTGCTCACCCCAAGGACGCCACTCTGTACCTCTGTGCAGCGACCATCGGCTCCAAGCTGCAGTTTGGCAATGGCACcgtgctgctggtgggaggtAGGAAGGTGTAGGGGGACCCCCGAGGCTCCATGGATGGGAACCCCATCATACCCACTGAGTGGGACCCCTCTTCACCTCACACAGccccccacctcctccccacCAAAGGGCATCTCCATGCCTTCCAATGGGTTGGGaccccccacatccctccatTGGTTGGAACTCTCCATGCTGCCCTCACTGGATGGGACACCCCCCATGTCACCCCACTAAATGAGACCCCCATGGCCCTCTGCTGAATTTACCCCCAAAGATCCCCCATTGCGTGCTGTCCATCTTCCGTGTCCTCCCTATTGAAATGGACCCTCGTGCCTCCCCCAGTGATTGTGACCCCCCATGTCCCTCCCTGAAACAGACCCCCCACACACATGCCCCCTGGCACTATGTGGGGGTCCCCACTGAGCTCTCTTTCTACAGACAGCTGGAGGACCCACAGCTGGGTGCAGGTTCTGGCCACCCGTGGGTCCCCCCAGTCCCCCCTCAGCCCAGTCTGTGCTGTGGGTGCCTCTGGTGGCCCCATCATCATCTCCTGGCCAAGGGGGGACCGTCCCCAGgaggtgctggggctggggaacagcacagagctgctgctcagccctgggggggctggggggctctGTGAGGTTCACTTCAATGCTTCCGGGCCCCACATCCAGAGGAGCACGGAGCTGCATGAGGCTGTGGGTAAGCACAAGGTCGGGAGgatggggagaaaaggagggTGGGGTGAACCCTCTTTGTGGCTCCTTCCAGCTGGGACACGTGGGgggagaaactgaggcagagcAAATGGTTCAATACGGGGATGGGGATCAGAGAGTGATGTGGGGGTCAATGAGATCATCGTGGCTGTTGTGGGGTCATGAGGGGAGGCAATGGGGTTCACTGGGGGACAAAGCAGTCTGTGTGGCAGTGATGGGACACTGGTTGGTCCCCAGGTGGCTGCCCACTGCCTAGCACTGTGGGAATGGCCAtggctgggatgctgctgctgctgctcagcctctgCCTCAGCGCCCGCTGCCTTCATCCTGCATGGGCAGGTAAGGaatggggcagggagggggtcTCCTCCTGCCCCTGCTGACCCCCACTGTCCTGTGCACCCCTATGGGGCTGCTCCATCCCATTCCACCATCCTCAATTGTCCCCACCCTCAATTTCCCTCCATCCTCTACCTCCCCATCACCCCAGCCCAATGCTGGAGCCATGTTCCTGTCTCATCATCAGGCCATCAGCCAACGGTCCCAGAGCCTCCAGAACCACAggtgggggtcctggtgggggtggtggggtggACAGTGGTGGGATGTGGGGGACAAAGGGGGGCAAAGGGGAGCAATGAAGGGTAATGGGTGGCAATGAGGGGCAATGGGTGGCAATGGGGGGGGATGTGGGAAATAAATGGGGGCAATGAGGGGCCACGGGGGGCAATAGGGGGATGTGGGAGATGATGGGGGCAATGGAGTGGCAATGAGGGACAATGGGTGGCAATGGGAGGGGATGTGGGAGACAAATGGGGGCAATGAGGGGCACTGGGTGGCAATGGGGGATGTAGGGGGTAGTGGGGGACAATGGGGCGTCAGTGAGGGGCAGTGGGTATCAGTGAGGGGCAATGGTTGGCAATGGGGGGCATGAGGGATGATGGGGAGCAATGGGGAACAATAAGGGTGGCAATGGGGGGGATGTGGGAAACAAATGGGGGCAATGAGGGGCCACGGGTGGCAATGGGGGATGTAGGGGGTAGTGGGGGACAATGGGGTGTCAGTGAGGGGCAATGGGTGGCAATGGGGGGGCATGAAGGATGATGGGTAGCAATGGGGAGCAATGAGGGTGGCAATGGGTTCCATGTGGTGTTGATGGGGAACTGTGGGGGGGGACAGTGAGGCCCTTGTGGGGATGGTGGGAGGTGTTGGGGGGATGACAGAGGACATCATGGAGCTGGAGCCACAGTGACGGTGTTGGTGCCACAGGGAGAGCTGCTGTATGCACACCTCACCCTATCCGGACCCACACCACCATGACACCACCAGGCCCCATAGCCCATGCTGGGGCTTCCCCGACCGCTTTACccaaaagataaagaaataaagggCTTTAAGCCTCAAAAACCACCCGACCCACAGCGAGCTGCTCTCATTCtatcccccccccaacccaccccacacCGACCCCATTCATTCTGAGACCTCCCaccgccagggggcgctgtcCGCCCCGCTCCGCTCTCTTCCGGCCTACAACTTCCGTCGTGCCCCGCGGCCTCTCCgtcccccgcccccccccccccccccccaggccgCCATGGGGGCCGCCGTCTTCTTCGGTTGCGCCGGGATCGCCTTCGGCCCAGCGCTCGCCCTCGTCTTGTTGACGGTGGCGGCGGAACCGCTGCGGGTCATTATCCTGGTGGCGGGGTGAGAGTGGGCCTGGGGCGGGGGGAGGGCTCTGAGGGGGGTATTGGGGACCTTTAAGGCCCGTAGGGGGTAATAGAGGCCTTTAAGGCCCATAGGGGGTATTAGAGGCCTTTAAGGTCCATAGGGGGTATTGGAGGCCTTTAAGGCCTATAGGGAGGCGCTTGAGGGGCTGCTGGGGACACACGGGGGTCGTCTGGGTGCCGTGGGGGGGACCAGGAgcagttgggggggggggggggtttaaGGTCCGTTGTGGGGCTGAGTGTGTCTTTAGGGCCCATTGAGGTGGGTGTGGGAGGGCTGCTGGGGTATTGAGGGGCCCGAGGTGCTGCCTGGTGGGCCTGGAGAGGGCCtttgggggctgtggggtgttGGTGGCTCCGGGGGTCTTTGGGGGGGTTGTGGGAGGGCAGGTGGGGATGCACCAGGGATGCAGGGCCTCCTCTGCTTGGGAGTCTGGCCTGGCTCCAACCTGCCCTGTTGTGCCTGGCCTGGTGCTGTTAATGGGGCAGGTCTGGTGGCACAGCCCCTTTGAGCCTCCCCTACCCCACCAGGGGAACAGGAACAGTCTTTTATGGTGCTCAGTTGGTCCCCAGGTCGCAGCTCCTGCCAGGGCTTTGCCGCTGCCATAGGTTaatgcagggctgctctgactGGGAAGGAGACAGGAGTGGCTCTGAGCTGACCCTTTCTCGCTGTGCTCATCTTGACTGTGCAAGCCTTGGCTGAGCCTTCATCAGGTACAGAACTGAGCACCTTTCCCTGCTTCCGAGGGCAGCAGCTGTCTGCAGAAAAGCTTGACGTGGCCCTGAGTGAGAAAGGAAGATTTCTGTCTTCAAATCTGTTTGATTTTCAGCTGTGAGCTTCCACGGGCAGATTGTTACAGCTCATATGACAGTGATCAAACAGCAGACTCTGCCAAAAAACATCCTATGCTGCACGTGTGACCTGAAgccaaaacaaaccacagcagcagctgacagcTCAGTGTGTCACAGATCCTGAGTGGAAGTGCTGCTGGGGTTCCCATTCTCAGCCCACTGTTCTCTCTTTGCAGGGCATTTTTCTGGCTGGTCTCACTGCTCCTGGCTTCTCTCATCTGGTTCATTTCAGTCCATCTCAGCGACCAGGGCAATGCCAGACTTCAGTATGGCCTCCTCATCTTTGGAGCTGCTGTCTCCgtcctgctgcaggaggcttTCAGATTTGCTTACTT
This genomic interval from Excalfactoria chinensis isolate bCotChi1 chromosome 32, bCotChi1.hap2, whole genome shotgun sequence contains the following:
- the LOC140263618 gene encoding uncharacterized protein; translation: MAPGGSSFMMVLVAVGLLPLCIVPAALLELWQPDPILFVEAGDEVSIRCVADGKMDGAGKVHWFQRSPGEPPRLLLICIDKKWDGFSCEYQGDYAVLHIRAAHPKDATLYLCAATIGSKLQFGNGTVLLVGDSWRTHSWVQVLATRGSPQSPLSPVCAVGASGGPIIISWPRGDRPQEVLGLGNSTELLLSPGGAGGLCEVHFNASGPHIQRSTELHEAVGGCPLPSTVGMAMAGMLLLLLSLCLSARCLPITPAQCWSHVPVSSSGHQPTVPEPPEPQGELLYAHLTLSGPTPP